From the genome of Ignavibacteriales bacterium, one region includes:
- a CDS encoding homoserine kinase produces the protein MNSKSIKVVVPATVSNVGPGFDIMGFAINTPVEEMIVRLTDKPGIKILKITGDKSGIPFDIKKNTATVALKNMLSKLRINIGVEIEIRKKIISGSGLGSSAASAVAAPFALNELLDRPFTKYELLQFALLGEKVAAGSIHADNVAPCLFGGFILIRGYNPTDIIELSSPKKLFCTILHPQFEIKTSEARKLIKKNLPMKDVITQTGNAAGLIAGLLKSDYDLIKRSMNDLIAEPARAKLIPGFYEIKEAALNSGSIGCSISGSGPAMFAFSTSKENAEKIGIAMKRVSSKYVKKNIVYNSAINKIGPRVIG, from the coding sequence ATGAATTCAAAAAGTATAAAAGTAGTTGTGCCTGCAACAGTTTCAAACGTCGGTCCCGGATTCGACATTATGGGTTTCGCTATTAATACTCCCGTTGAAGAAATGATAGTAAGACTAACAGACAAACCTGGAATTAAAATTTTAAAAATCACCGGTGATAAAAGCGGAATACCTTTCGATATAAAAAAAAATACGGCAACTGTAGCATTAAAAAATATGCTTTCGAAATTGCGGATTAATATTGGAGTAGAAATTGAAATCCGAAAAAAGATTATTTCCGGCAGTGGACTCGGATCGAGTGCGGCAAGTGCTGTAGCCGCTCCATTTGCTTTGAATGAATTGCTTGACAGACCATTTACAAAATATGAATTATTGCAATTTGCTTTGCTCGGTGAAAAAGTTGCCGCCGGAAGCATTCATGCAGATAATGTTGCGCCCTGCCTGTTTGGCGGATTCATTCTAATACGCGGTTACAACCCGACAGATATAATTGAATTGTCCTCTCCTAAAAAATTATTTTGTACAATCCTTCATCCTCAATTTGAAATAAAAACATCCGAGGCAAGAAAGCTTATCAAAAAAAATCTGCCTATGAAAGATGTAATAACTCAAACAGGCAATGCAGCGGGATTAATTGCCGGTTTGTTGAAGAGCGATTATGATCTGATTAAACGATCTATGAATGATCTAATTGCCGAACCTGCGCGCGCAAAATTGATTCCCGGTTTTTATGAAATAAAAGAAGCTGCTTTAAATTCCGGATCGATCGGCTGCAGCATATCCGGATCGGGACCGGCAATGTTCGCTTTCAGTACATCAAAAGAAAATGCAGAAAAAATCGGAATTGCAATGAAGAGAGTTTCTTCAAAATATGTGAAGAAAAATATTGTCTATAATTCTGCGATCAATAAAATCGGTCCGAGAGTGATTGGCTAA
- the asd gene encoding aspartate-semialdehyde dehydrogenase: MSEMKKINVAILGATGSVGQKFIELLCNHPWFEISELAASDKSAGKKYGDAVNWVMQTPLKKDIAEMEVKKCVPTLKSKIVFSALDASVAGTIEEDFAKAGYVVISNARNHRFDDDVPLIVPEINPDHLELVRTQKFGNGIIITNPNCSTIGLVMALKPLDDKFGIESVNVVTMQAISGGGYPGVPSMDIIDNVIPFISGEEEKMEKEPKKILGLLKENKFEYSKMIVSAQCNRVGVIDGHTECVQIKLKKKISKEEILNAWNNYSGEPQKLNLPFAPEKPLIYLDDEKFPQPKLHRNLGNGMSVSIGKLRECPLFDYKFVVLSHNTVRGAAGGTILIAELMKAKGYLDKYL, from the coding sequence ATGAGCGAGATGAAAAAAATAAATGTTGCAATTCTTGGTGCAACCGGCAGTGTGGGTCAAAAATTTATTGAGTTGCTTTGTAATCATCCGTGGTTCGAGATTTCCGAGCTCGCCGCTTCCGATAAATCCGCCGGGAAAAAATACGGCGATGCTGTTAACTGGGTGATGCAAACGCCATTGAAAAAAGATATTGCTGAAATGGAAGTTAAAAAATGTGTACCCACACTGAAATCGAAAATTGTTTTTTCTGCTCTCGATGCTTCGGTTGCCGGAACTATCGAAGAGGATTTTGCGAAAGCAGGGTATGTTGTAATTTCGAACGCGCGCAATCACCGTTTTGATGATGATGTACCTCTAATTGTGCCGGAGATAAATCCGGATCATCTCGAACTTGTAAGAACACAAAAATTTGGAAACGGTATTATAATAACAAATCCCAATTGCTCGACCATCGGCTTGGTAATGGCGTTGAAACCGCTCGATGATAAGTTCGGGATCGAATCCGTGAACGTAGTAACGATGCAAGCTATTTCCGGCGGCGGATATCCAGGTGTTCCAAGTATGGATATAATTGATAATGTGATTCCATTTATCAGCGGTGAAGAAGAAAAAATGGAAAAGGAACCGAAGAAAATTCTTGGTTTACTAAAAGAAAATAAATTTGAATACTCAAAGATGATTGTTAGCGCGCAATGCAATCGAGTTGGGGTAATTGACGGTCATACTGAGTGTGTTCAGATAAAGCTGAAAAAGAAAATTTCAAAAGAAGAAATTCTTAACGCATGGAATAATTATTCCGGCGAACCTCAGAAACTTAATTTACCTTTCGCGCCAGAGAAACCATTAATTTATTTGGATGATGAAAAATTTCCTCAGCCAAAGCTTCACAGAAATTTAGGAAACGGGATGTCCGTTTCCATCGGCAAACTGCGCGAATGTCCTTTATTCGATTACAAATTTGTAGTTCTTTCTCACAATACAGTTAGAGGCGCTGCAGGCGGAACTATTCTGATTGCAGAATTAATGAAAGCAAAGGGCTACCTGGATAAATATTTATGA
- the thrA gene encoding bifunctional aspartate kinase/homoserine dehydrogenase I, translating to MRVLKFGGSSIGTPERIKSVIEILSEYQQKKIRFAVVFSAFQGITDSLISISQKAVNRDDFYINDLDQIKDIHFKAIDFLIPAQNSSELKSKLTSLFDELDEILRGIFLVKELTLRTLDFVMSFGEQLSCTIIDGALNAREIDSEFLDSRLIIKTDDNFGNARINFDLTEKNIADHFAKHKKVQVVTGFIGSTDNNETTTIGRGGSDYTASILGAALNAEEIEIWTDVNGILTADPRKVNDSYSLNSVTYEEAMEMSHFGAKVIHPPTMKPALIKKIPIRIKNTFNPAFKGTVITESEPESSFSVKGISSIDDITLLRITGSGMVGVVGIASRIFSALAKANINVILITQASSEHSVCFAVLPQQGKQSKNLIEEEFKWEIRDGMIDEVIVEADMSIIAVVGENMRHTPGISGKVFQALGKNGINIIAIAQGSSELNISLVISKTDLKKALNVLHNSLFLSKRKILNLFLVGPGLVGSALLRLLVDRNVYVSDRLRTKINVTGLMNRKKMFFDESGIEFNYWETLLGNSEEESDIEKFIERMKELNLPNSILVDCTANDSVVKNYLQILNASISIVTPNKIANTQSYDKYLLLREAASKKNVQFRYGTNVGSALPVISTLKDIIANGDEVVKIEGIFSGTLSFIFNTLKEKDSFSDVVKLAKEKGYTEPDPRDDLSGLDMSRKLLILIRESGVPFELKDIEIEKLISQESENAKSIEDFFELLKKDDERIIQKKKNAAEKNCVLSYIARYENGKARLAIEEIEKNHPFSNLTNSENIVAFTTKNYWKNPLVIRGQGAGADFTAVGILSDILRISNYLS from the coding sequence ATGCGAGTATTAAAATTTGGTGGTTCATCAATCGGGACTCCGGAAAGAATTAAGAGTGTCATCGAGATTCTGAGCGAATATCAGCAAAAGAAGATTCGCTTTGCAGTCGTGTTTTCTGCCTTCCAAGGAATAACGGACAGTCTTATTTCCATTAGTCAGAAAGCGGTAAACCGTGATGACTTCTACATAAATGATCTAGATCAGATAAAGGATATTCATTTCAAGGCAATTGATTTTCTTATCCCGGCGCAGAACAGCAGTGAACTTAAATCAAAACTTACTTCTCTTTTTGATGAGCTTGATGAAATCCTTCGCGGAATATTTTTAGTTAAAGAACTCACTTTACGCACATTAGATTTTGTAATGAGTTTTGGTGAACAACTTTCCTGTACCATAATTGATGGAGCATTGAATGCGCGTGAAATAGATTCAGAATTTTTAGATAGTAGATTAATAATTAAAACGGATGATAACTTCGGCAACGCAAGAATAAATTTTGATTTGACAGAAAAAAATATCGCAGATCATTTTGCGAAGCATAAAAAAGTTCAGGTAGTAACCGGATTTATCGGTTCGACTGATAACAATGAGACTACAACGATTGGACGCGGCGGATCGGATTACACCGCTTCCATTTTAGGAGCCGCTTTGAATGCAGAGGAAATTGAAATTTGGACCGATGTTAACGGGATTTTAACCGCGGATCCGCGCAAGGTCAACGATTCATATTCTCTTAATTCCGTTACATACGAAGAGGCTATGGAAATGTCACACTTCGGTGCAAAGGTTATTCATCCGCCAACAATGAAACCGGCTCTGATTAAAAAAATACCAATTAGAATTAAGAACACTTTCAATCCGGCATTCAAAGGAACCGTAATAACAGAGAGCGAACCGGAAAGCAGTTTCAGCGTAAAAGGAATTTCTTCGATAGACGATATCACTCTTTTAAGAATTACCGGAAGCGGAATGGTCGGCGTTGTTGGAATTGCCTCAAGAATTTTTAGCGCGCTCGCGAAAGCGAACATCAATGTTATATTGATTACACAAGCATCATCCGAACATAGTGTCTGTTTCGCAGTTTTGCCGCAGCAAGGAAAGCAATCCAAAAATTTAATCGAAGAAGAGTTCAAATGGGAAATACGTGACGGGATGATTGATGAAGTGATTGTCGAAGCTGATATGTCGATCATCGCAGTTGTCGGTGAAAACATGCGGCACACTCCCGGAATTTCCGGAAAAGTATTCCAAGCGCTCGGCAAAAACGGAATAAACATAATCGCAATCGCACAAGGTTCTTCAGAATTAAATATTTCTTTGGTGATATCAAAAACCGATTTGAAGAAAGCGCTGAATGTTTTACATAATTCATTGTTCTTATCAAAACGGAAAATTTTGAATTTATTTCTGGTTGGACCGGGATTGGTTGGCAGCGCACTGCTTCGTCTTTTGGTGGACCGCAATGTTTACGTTTCTGATCGGCTTAGGACAAAAATAAATGTAACAGGGCTGATGAACAGGAAGAAAATGTTTTTTGACGAATCCGGGATTGAATTTAATTACTGGGAAACATTGCTTGGCAACTCCGAAGAAGAATCTGATATTGAAAAATTTATTGAACGGATGAAAGAGCTGAATCTTCCCAATTCAATACTTGTTGATTGCACGGCAAACGACAGCGTTGTAAAAAATTATTTGCAAATATTAAACGCAAGCATTTCGATTGTAACGCCGAACAAAATTGCTAATACACAAAGTTATGATAAGTATCTGTTATTACGAGAAGCCGCCTCTAAGAAAAATGTTCAGTTCAGATACGGAACAAATGTTGGGTCTGCGCTCCCGGTTATAAGCACATTAAAAGATATTATCGCAAACGGCGATGAAGTTGTGAAGATAGAAGGGATATTTTCCGGAACGCTTAGTTTTATTTTTAATACACTGAAAGAGAAAGACAGCTTTAGCGACGTTGTAAAACTTGCTAAAGAGAAAGGTTATACCGAACCGGATCCGCGTGATGATTTAAGCGGGCTGGATATGTCAAGAAAACTTTTAATTCTGATCCGCGAATCCGGAGTTCCGTTCGAACTAAAAGATATTGAAATTGAAAAACTAATTTCTCAAGAATCGGAAAATGCAAAAAGCATTGAAGACTTTTTTGAACTGTTGAAAAAAGATGACGAACGGATTATTCAGAAAAAGAAAAACGCTGCTGAGAAAAATTGTGTATTGAGTTACATTGCCAGATATGAAAATGGAAAAGCAAGATTGGCAATTGAAGAGATCGAGAAGAATCATCCGTTTTCCAATCTAACCAACAGTGAGAATATTGTTGCATTCACCACAAAAAATTATTGGAAAAATCCCCTTGTAATCCGCGGGCAAGGCGCCGGTGCGGATTTCACTGCAGTAGGAATCCTTTCGGACATTTTAAGAATATCAAATTATTTGAGTTAA
- a CDS encoding prolyl oligopeptidase family serine peptidase, translating to MKSVKFIICTFLFLVIFAIQIPAQENEKSANELIEKKFESLDHRLDQLAKAIDDIQWYNKVGDVANIEKVFIVGPPPARIPNPTAMGANNPLKFWAYVFIPTKIDRSKKYPLIVLPHGGVHADFTTYHTHIIREMMAQGYIVVAPEYRGSTGYGQSFYEKIDYGGLEVDDNNAARAWMIENYDIVDKNRVGITGWSHGGLIALMDIFQHPDDYKVAFAGVPVSDLIIRLGSHGKSYEDEFSAKFHIGKTVNQDVNEYRRRSPVNYVEKLKTPLLIHTNTIDDDVYVLEVEHLIEALKAAGKKFDYEIFKEAPGGHSFDRIDTKLAKEIRMKIYKFIGEYLNPPFPFKTIKDLEKAGYR from the coding sequence ATGAAATCCGTAAAATTTATCATTTGCACATTTTTATTTCTTGTCATATTCGCAATTCAGATTCCGGCACAAGAAAATGAGAAATCGGCAAATGAATTAATCGAAAAGAAATTTGAATCACTCGATCACCGTCTCGATCAGCTGGCAAAAGCAATTGATGATATTCAATGGTACAACAAAGTTGGAGATGTTGCCAATATAGAAAAAGTTTTTATAGTCGGTCCGCCTCCGGCAAGAATTCCAAATCCGACTGCTATGGGCGCAAATAATCCTCTAAAATTTTGGGCTTATGTTTTTATTCCAACCAAGATCGATCGAAGCAAAAAATATCCGCTTATTGTACTTCCTCACGGCGGAGTTCATGCAGACTTCACAACATATCATACGCACATCATACGCGAAATGATGGCTCAAGGCTATATTGTTGTAGCTCCGGAATACCGCGGCAGTACCGGATACGGTCAAAGTTTTTATGAAAAAATTGATTATGGCGGATTGGAAGTTGACGATAATAATGCAGCACGAGCATGGATGATTGAGAACTATGACATTGTTGATAAAAATCGTGTTGGTATTACAGGATGGAGCCACGGCGGATTAATTGCATTGATGGATATCTTTCAGCATCCGGACGACTACAAAGTGGCATTCGCCGGTGTTCCTGTAAGCGATCTGATTATTCGTTTAGGTTCTCACGGCAAATCGTACGAAGATGAATTCTCAGCTAAATTTCATATCGGTAAAACGGTAAATCAAGACGTGAATGAATACAGAAGAAGATCACCGGTTAATTATGTTGAGAAATTAAAAACTCCTCTTCTTATTCACACGAACACAATTGATGATGACGTATATGTTCTTGAAGTCGAACATTTAATTGAGGCATTAAAAGCTGCCGGTAAAAAATTCGATTATGAAATTTTTAAAGAAGCGCCCGGCGGACATAGTTTTGACCGCATTGATACAAAACTTGCTAAAGAAATTCGAATGAAGATCTATAAATTTATAGGTGAGTATCTAAATCCACCGTTTCCTTTTAAGACAATTAAGGACTTAGAAAAAGCAGGTTACCGTTGA
- the amrB gene encoding AmmeMemoRadiSam system protein B, whose product MKKVREPAVAGMFYPSSANKLKDEIQFLLDTYKSEEKFENVFGIVSPHAGYAYSGRSAAIAFNTIAGKKYKTVVIISPSHREYFPGISIFSGDAYKTPLGEVAINKEMVLKLTAADKFIFEGLNGHRTEHAVEVQLPFLQTVLKDFLIVPIVMGDQGKMFIDGLAQKLAEVVDDETLIIASSDLSHFYSKAEANRLDSIVENHIANFDYEGLQKDLETGNCQACGGGGIVAMMKTADLINRRKSKVLSRTDSGDITGDDSEVVGYLSAVVYG is encoded by the coding sequence ATGAAAAAAGTACGTGAGCCAGCTGTTGCAGGTATGTTTTATCCGTCGTCTGCAAACAAATTGAAAGATGAAATTCAATTTCTACTTGATACTTATAAATCCGAAGAAAAATTTGAAAATGTTTTTGGAATAGTTTCCCCTCATGCGGGTTATGCTTATTCCGGAAGATCTGCAGCAATTGCATTTAATACTATAGCAGGTAAAAAATATAAAACTGTTGTTATAATCTCCCCATCTCACCGGGAATACTTTCCGGGGATTTCTATTTTCAGCGGCGATGCTTATAAAACTCCTTTAGGTGAAGTCGCAATCAATAAAGAGATGGTTTTGAAATTAACAGCTGCTGATAAATTTATTTTTGAAGGATTGAACGGGCACCGTACAGAACACGCTGTTGAAGTTCAGCTGCCATTTCTGCAAACAGTTTTAAAAGATTTTTTAATTGTACCGATTGTAATGGGGGACCAAGGTAAAATGTTTATTGATGGACTTGCACAAAAACTTGCCGAAGTTGTTGATGATGAAACATTGATTATTGCGAGTTCGGATCTTTCTCACTTTTATTCAAAAGCCGAAGCCAACAGACTCGATTCAATTGTCGAAAATCATATTGCTAATTTTGATTATGAAGGTTTGCAAAAAGATTTGGAGACCGGAAATTGTCAAGCATGCGGCGGTGGCGGTATAGTTGCAATGATGAAAACAGCGGATTTAATCAATAGAAGAAAATCTAAAGTTCTCTCTCGCACAGATTCCGGCGATATAACAGGCGATGATTCCGAGGTGGTCGGTTATTTGAGCGCGGTAGTTTATGGATAA
- the amrA gene encoding AmmeMemoRadiSam system protein A, with the protein MEPTLEEKKILLDTARTAIKSFFSGEKITQPDYDKHPIFKSHAGAFVTLTDHGHLRGCIGYITSDQPLFETVCEAAVQASQHDPRFSPVRNSEIQNLALEISILSEPFPLNSYEEVKIGKHGLILEEKGRRGLLLPQVPIEHNLNREQFLDAICRKTGFQEGYWKTKQLKLSGFTATVFSDSSIGEESK; encoded by the coding sequence ATGGAACCGACTTTAGAAGAGAAAAAAATTCTTCTTGATACTGCCCGAACCGCCATCAAATCTTTCTTCTCCGGTGAAAAAATAACTCAACCCGATTACGACAAACACCCAATCTTTAAATCACACGCAGGCGCTTTCGTAACATTAACGGATCATGGACACCTTAGGGGATGTATAGGATATATAACATCAGACCAGCCATTATTTGAAACCGTATGTGAAGCAGCCGTTCAAGCATCTCAACACGATCCGCGATTTTCACCAGTAAGAAATTCCGAAATACAAAATCTCGCATTGGAAATTTCAATCCTTTCGGAACCGTTTCCATTAAATAGTTATGAAGAAGTTAAAATAGGGAAACACGGATTGATACTTGAAGAAAAAGGAAGACGCGGGCTTTTACTTCCGCAAGTTCCGATTGAACATAATCTGAATCGAGAACAATTCCTAGATGCAATCTGCCGAAAGACAGGATTTCAAGAAGGTTACTGGAAAACAAAACAACTTAAACTGAGCGGTTTTACAGCAACTGTTTTTTCCGATTCATCTATTGGTGAAGAATCAAAATGA
- a CDS encoding DUF4905 domain-containing protein: protein MKKHFSYKSPRQIWRILISDSDKLILETRDTNTKEVYLHCYDLESGRIIFSDLQLEEKFWLGIEAVYKDIILFHKFPKPDLPGHKQIIAFDIASQKILWTNSDLSFLFVEDNLVYGFQQGFEERYFFSLDYLNGELIKDFGNDYKTINDLRRKAEDEKDWSNYIYPKIINKDEDDPRILGAINTQTKNLAIEGEVEYNFRSDLLFFNFHSKVFEGSYINKFLAMNLNDEQIILNEVLNANASALFTDSFFVYKNFLFLLREKNEVLVFEID from the coding sequence ATGAAAAAACATTTCTCGTATAAATCACCCCGGCAAATATGGAGAATTCTTATTTCCGACAGCGATAAATTGATTCTCGAGACGCGGGACACAAACACAAAAGAAGTTTACCTTCACTGTTACGATTTAGAAAGCGGCAGAATAATTTTTTCAGATCTTCAACTAGAAGAGAAATTCTGGCTTGGCATTGAAGCAGTCTACAAAGACATTATCTTATTCCACAAATTTCCGAAACCTGATTTACCGGGGCATAAGCAGATTATCGCTTTTGATATTGCATCACAGAAAATTTTGTGGACTAACAGCGATTTATCTTTTCTATTTGTTGAAGACAATTTGGTTTATGGTTTCCAGCAAGGATTTGAAGAGCGTTATTTCTTTTCTCTCGATTATTTAAATGGCGAGTTGATTAAAGATTTTGGTAATGATTATAAAACAATTAACGATCTTCGTAGAAAAGCTGAAGACGAAAAAGATTGGAGTAATTATATTTATCCTAAAATTATTAATAAAGACGAAGATGATCCAAGAATTCTCGGGGCTATAAATACTCAAACCAAGAATCTTGCTATTGAAGGAGAAGTGGAGTATAATTTCCGCAGTGATCTTCTCTTTTTTAATTTTCATTCTAAAGTTTTTGAGGGAAGTTACATTAATAAATTTTTAGCAATGAATTTAAACGATGAACAAATTATTCTTAATGAAGTTCTAAATGCAAACGCTTCGGCGCTCTTTACAGATTCATTCTTCGTGTACAAAAATTTTCTTTTTCTGCTTCGTGAAAAAAATGAAGTTTTAGTCTTTGAAATAGATTAA
- a CDS encoding tryptophanase: MKTIIEPFKIKSVEPIRFTTKEERKKILEESGYNPFLIRADDVLIDLLTDSGTSAMSSDQWAGIMRGDESYAGAKSFYVFEAAVKKITGDKFIIPTHQGRAAEKIIFSILGGPGKYFASNTFFDTTRANIEFTGAEAVDLLVEIGKHPEQRAPFKGNMDIEALEVFIKKTGKENIPLIVLTVTNNSGGGQPVSMQNIREVKAVCNKYGLPLFLDACRFAENAYFIKLREKGYENKSVLEICQEMFSYADGSTMSAKKDALVNIGGWLSLNDDKLALKCRNLLIVTEGFPTYGGLAGRDLEAIAQGLEEIVDEHYLQYRIRSTEYLGEKMLAAGIPIIEPPGGHAIYIDAKRFLPKIPSEQYPGQSIVCEMYIEGGIRAVEIGSVMFGKYDEKGKLIPAMMELVRLAIPRRVYTQSHIDYVAEVMIEVFKNRDKMKGYTITYEAPMLRHFTAKFKPI; encoded by the coding sequence ATTTGCTGACCGATAGCGGAACATCTGCAATGAGTTCAGATCAATGGGCGGGAATTATGCGCGGTGATGAAAGTTATGCCGGCGCAAAAAGTTTTTATGTCTTTGAAGCGGCAGTTAAAAAAATAACCGGCGATAAATTTATCATTCCAACTCATCAAGGAAGAGCAGCTGAGAAAATAATCTTTTCGATTCTCGGCGGACCGGGAAAATATTTTGCAAGCAACACATTTTTCGATACTACACGCGCCAATATTGAATTTACCGGAGCTGAAGCGGTTGACTTACTTGTTGAAATCGGAAAACATCCGGAACAGCGCGCACCATTCAAAGGAAATATGGATATTGAAGCGCTCGAAGTGTTCATCAAAAAAACCGGTAAAGAAAATATTCCCCTCATTGTATTAACGGTAACGAATAATTCCGGCGGCGGTCAGCCGGTTTCGATGCAGAATATCCGTGAAGTAAAAGCTGTTTGTAATAAATATGGCTTGCCTTTGTTCCTGGACGCGTGCCGTTTTGCGGAGAATGCATATTTCATAAAACTACGTGAAAAAGGTTACGAGAATAAATCTGTCCTGGAAATTTGTCAGGAAATGTTTTCATACGCCGATGGTTCTACTATGAGCGCCAAAAAAGATGCGCTTGTAAATATTGGCGGATGGCTTTCGCTTAACGATGATAAACTCGCTTTGAAATGCCGCAATCTCTTAATTGTGACGGAAGGGTTTCCAACTTACGGCGGATTAGCCGGACGAGATCTTGAAGCGATTGCACAAGGTCTGGAAGAAATTGTAGACGAACATTATTTGCAATATCGAATTCGAAGCACAGAATATCTTGGTGAAAAAATGTTAGCTGCCGGAATTCCTATTATCGAACCGCCCGGAGGACATGCAATTTATATTGATGCAAAAAGATTTCTGCCAAAGATTCCGTCCGAACAATATCCCGGTCAATCAATTGTTTGTGAAATGTACATTGAAGGGGGTATAAGAGCTGTGGAGATTGGTTCTGTAATGTTTGGCAAATATGATGAAAAGGGAAAATTGATTCCAGCGATGATGGAACTTGTACGCCTTGCAATCCCGCGGCGAGTTTACACACAAAGCCACATTGATTATGTTGCCGAAGTTATGATCGAGGTATTTAAGAATAGAGATAAAATGAAAGGTTATACCATCACATACGAAGCGCCTATGCTTAGACATTTCACAGCAAAATTTAAACCGATTTAA